Proteins co-encoded in one Labilithrix sp. genomic window:
- a CDS encoding MarR family transcriptional regulator gives MTPQQAETLQLIAERGALSTSTLATLLGIDPSTASRNLSGLERAGLIARQKGSDDGRQTDVRLTPRGRRSAQTVSSGAGAAFGALLDKVPRGERARVLDALESLVKILEAS, from the coding sequence GTGACTCCGCAGCAGGCGGAGACGCTGCAGCTCATCGCCGAGCGTGGCGCCCTCTCGACGTCGACGCTCGCGACGCTGCTCGGCATCGACCCTTCGACCGCGAGCCGCAACCTCTCGGGGCTCGAGCGCGCCGGCCTCATCGCGCGCCAGAAGGGCTCCGACGACGGCCGTCAGACCGACGTGCGCCTGACGCCCCGCGGCCGCCGCTCCGCCCAGACCGTGAGCAGCGGCGCCGGCGCCGCGTTCGGCGCGCTCCTCGACAAGGTCCCGCGCGGCGAACGCGCCCGCGTCCTCGACGCCCTCGAGAGCCTGGTCAAGATCCTCGAAGCCAGCTGA